A region of Thermobifida halotolerans DNA encodes the following proteins:
- a CDS encoding branched-chain amino acid ABC transporter permease — protein sequence MNVDTDTNRAPGTSATAAATPVADVRRPRRVPGWAAPAVVAVLLLTLPFSTLPLPGVLEGTLNSPATLHLLATCLVFGGLATSYDLLYGRVGLLSFGHALYFAAGAYLAALLMGTLELPLLWSALIAVVSGTALSLVLGAVSLRVSGIALAMVTLAFAQAGSILVIRDPGRLTGGEEGLSLNPDTVPGAFIGVVNTVNLYWLAVAYAAVAVGVVWWLGATPVGRVWRGIRANEQRVSVLGVNPYPYKLAAFTVAGGLASLGGVVYLLVAGGVTSAITTAEFTLTLLVMVSLGGAGTRWGPLLGAVVYTYVDHRLLQLAASDVFDTLPSAVRAPLSQPLFILGTLFVLLVFFFPGGLTALPGRVRAALRDRGRATTAP from the coding sequence ATGAACGTCGACACCGACACCAACCGCGCGCCCGGGACGTCCGCGACCGCGGCGGCGACGCCGGTCGCGGACGTGCGCCGACCGCGCCGCGTCCCCGGCTGGGCGGCGCCGGCCGTGGTCGCGGTACTGCTGCTGACCCTGCCGTTCTCCACACTGCCGCTGCCCGGCGTGCTCGAAGGGACGCTGAACAGCCCGGCCACGCTGCACCTGCTCGCGACCTGCCTGGTGTTCGGCGGGCTGGCGACCAGCTACGACCTGTTGTACGGGCGGGTGGGACTGCTGTCCTTCGGGCACGCCCTGTACTTCGCGGCGGGCGCCTACCTCGCGGCGCTGCTGATGGGGACGCTGGAGCTGCCTCTGCTGTGGTCGGCGCTGATCGCGGTCGTGTCGGGAACCGCGCTGTCCCTGGTGCTGGGCGCGGTGTCGCTGCGGGTGTCCGGGATCGCGCTGGCCATGGTGACCCTGGCGTTCGCACAGGCCGGGTCGATCCTGGTGATCCGCGACCCGGGGCGGCTGACCGGCGGCGAGGAGGGACTGTCGCTCAACCCGGACACGGTTCCCGGCGCCTTCATCGGCGTGGTCAACACCGTCAACCTGTACTGGCTGGCGGTGGCGTACGCGGCCGTGGCGGTGGGCGTGGTGTGGTGGTTGGGCGCCACCCCGGTGGGCCGTGTCTGGCGGGGCATCCGCGCCAACGAGCAGCGCGTGTCGGTGCTGGGCGTCAACCCCTACCCCTACAAGCTGGCGGCGTTCACGGTCGCCGGAGGACTGGCGTCCCTGGGCGGGGTGGTGTACCTGCTGGTCGCAGGCGGCGTCACCTCGGCCATCACCACCGCCGAGTTCACGCTGACCCTGCTGGTGATGGTGTCCCTGGGCGGTGCGGGCACCCGGTGGGGACCGCTGCTGGGGGCGGTTGTCTACACCTATGTCGACCACCGACTGCTGCAGTTGGCGGCCTCCGACGTGTTCGACACCCTGCCCTCAGCGGTCCGCGCCCCGCTGAGCCAGCCGCTGTTCATCCTCGGCACGCTGTTCGTGCTGCTGGTGTTCTTCTTTCCCGGCGGGCTGACCGCTCTACCGGGCCGCGTCCGGGCCGCGCTGCGCGACCGCGGGCGCGCGACCACCGCCCCCTGA
- a CDS encoding alpha/beta hydrolase, producing MTGTEFTVAVDGGALAVTRWGAADALPVVALHGITANGHSFARLAAELPDGLALLAPDLRGRARSADLPGPYGLGAHVADLVALLDDRGVDRTVVVGHSMGAFVACLAAVRHPDRVAGVVLVDGGFGLPAPPGTDIEAVIGPAMARLSMTFADRDEYRAFWRKHPAFAGRWSSWVDDHVQRDLVGEPPAMRSSCVVEAVRVDGAQVLDDPEVLGAVRALPCPAWLLWAARGLMDESPGLYTPERLTALDGSGVRLVELPDDNHYTPLFSSTAAVVAAQVHAAVQQTVQA from the coding sequence GTGACCGGAACCGAATTCACCGTCGCCGTGGACGGCGGCGCGCTCGCCGTCACCCGCTGGGGCGCCGCGGACGCGTTGCCCGTGGTGGCCCTGCACGGCATCACCGCCAACGGGCACTCGTTCGCGCGCCTCGCCGCCGAACTGCCCGACGGCCTGGCGCTGCTCGCCCCGGACCTGCGGGGGCGGGCCCGAAGCGCGGATCTGCCCGGTCCCTACGGGTTGGGCGCGCACGTCGCCGACCTGGTGGCGCTGCTCGACGACCGGGGGGTGGACCGCACCGTCGTCGTGGGGCACTCCATGGGAGCGTTCGTGGCCTGCCTGGCCGCGGTGCGCCACCCCGACCGGGTCGCGGGCGTGGTCCTCGTCGACGGCGGGTTCGGGCTGCCCGCACCGCCCGGAACCGACATCGAGGCGGTGATCGGCCCGGCGATGGCCCGGCTGTCCATGACCTTCGCCGACCGGGACGAGTACCGCGCCTTCTGGCGGAAGCACCCCGCCTTCGCGGGGCGGTGGAGTTCCTGGGTCGACGACCACGTGCAGCGTGACCTGGTCGGTGAGCCGCCCGCGATGCGGTCGAGCTGTGTGGTCGAGGCGGTGCGCGTCGACGGCGCCCAGGTACTGGACGACCCCGAGGTGCTGGGCGCGGTCCGGGCGCTGCCGTGCCCGGCGTGGCTGCTGTGGGCGGCGCGCGGCCTCATGGACGAGAGCCCCGGCCTCTACACCCCGGAACGGCTCACCGCCCTGGACGGCAGCGGGGTGCGGTTGGTGGAGCTGCCCGACGACAACCACTACACCCCGCTGTTCTCGTCAACCGCCGCCGTCGTCGCCGCTCAGGTCCACGCCGCCGTCCAGCAGACCGTGCAGGCGTAG
- a CDS encoding branched-chain amino acid ABC transporter permease: MSTVVLLVVTGLGLGALYFLIASGLSLIFGLMDVLNFAHGAFLSIGAYATWWASVHLPGAGPDGLGFLVSVAFGVAAGTLAATLVELGVIRPLYGRHREQILVTVGLSLAVPALVQAVWGADPLQFPRPALVSGTVPLLGAAIPTDRFLLIAVAALVLVGLLLFGSRTRYGLIVRAGVEDRAMVTALGIDVRRSFTLVFAIGGAAAALAGALGGLYFGVITPFQGTSLLIFAFIVVVIGGTTSTVGCAVASVAVGLIQQFANYYTVAGLGDIAVVIVLAAVLLTRRGGLAGVTAGRVA, from the coding sequence GTGAGCACCGTCGTCCTGCTCGTCGTGACCGGCCTGGGTCTCGGCGCGCTCTACTTCCTCATCGCCTCGGGCCTGTCCCTCATCTTCGGCCTGATGGACGTGCTGAACTTCGCGCACGGCGCGTTCCTGTCCATCGGCGCCTACGCCACCTGGTGGGCCAGCGTCCACCTGCCCGGCGCGGGGCCGGACGGACTCGGCTTCCTGGTGTCGGTGGCGTTCGGCGTCGCCGCCGGAACCCTCGCGGCGACCCTGGTGGAACTCGGGGTGATCCGCCCCCTCTACGGACGGCACCGCGAGCAGATCCTGGTCACGGTGGGTCTCAGCCTGGCCGTGCCCGCCCTGGTCCAGGCGGTCTGGGGCGCCGACCCGCTGCAGTTCCCCCGGCCGGCACTGGTCTCGGGCACCGTCCCGCTGCTGGGCGCGGCCATCCCCACGGACCGCTTCCTGCTCATCGCGGTCGCCGCACTCGTCCTGGTCGGACTGCTGCTGTTCGGCTCCCGCACCCGCTACGGCCTCATCGTGCGCGCGGGCGTGGAGGACCGGGCCATGGTCACCGCGCTCGGCATCGACGTGCGCAGGTCCTTCACCCTGGTCTTCGCGATCGGCGGCGCGGCGGCGGCGCTGGCGGGCGCGCTCGGCGGGCTCTACTTCGGCGTGATCACCCCGTTCCAGGGCACGTCGCTGCTGATCTTCGCGTTCATCGTGGTCGTGATCGGCGGCACCACGTCCACCGTCGGATGCGCGGTCGCCTCGGTGGCGGTCGGCCTGATCCAGCAGTTCGCCAACTACTACACCGTCGCCGGGCTCGGCGACATCGCCGTGGTCATCGTGCTCGCCGCCGTGCTGCTGACGCGGCGGGGCGGACTGGCCGGAGTGACCGCCGGGAGGGTGGCATGA
- a CDS encoding ABC transporter ATP-binding protein, producing MSAAPAAPLLTVEDLHVWIEGSHILQGVSFTVADHGVTSILGRNGVGKTTTVKAVLGLVPRSGRVVFAGRDITGDPTHAITSRGIGYVPEDRGVFSGLTVAENLRLAERRGQTPRYTLVHHLFPELAERAAQPAGTLSGGQQQMLAIGRVLLNENRLLIVDEPTKGLAPRVVAEVADAVARVAEEVPVLLVEQNLALVRRVAGRAVVVDAGRVVHTGPVLDLLDDAERTRELLGVAKTSAAPVQRQGGTS from the coding sequence GTGAGCGCCGCGCCCGCCGCACCGCTGCTGACCGTCGAGGACCTGCACGTGTGGATCGAGGGCTCCCACATTCTCCAGGGCGTGTCGTTCACGGTGGCCGACCACGGCGTCACGTCGATCCTCGGCCGCAACGGCGTCGGCAAGACCACCACCGTCAAGGCGGTGCTGGGGCTGGTCCCCCGCAGCGGCCGGGTCGTCTTCGCGGGCCGCGACATCACCGGCGATCCCACGCACGCCATCACCTCCCGCGGCATCGGCTACGTGCCCGAGGACCGGGGCGTGTTCTCCGGGCTCACCGTCGCCGAGAACCTGCGACTGGCGGAGCGGCGCGGCCAGACCCCCCGCTACACGCTGGTCCACCACCTGTTCCCGGAACTCGCCGAGCGGGCCGCGCAACCCGCCGGAACCCTGTCCGGCGGGCAGCAGCAGATGCTCGCCATCGGCCGGGTGCTGCTCAACGAGAACCGTCTGCTCATCGTGGACGAGCCGACCAAGGGCCTGGCGCCCCGTGTCGTGGCGGAGGTGGCCGACGCGGTCGCCCGCGTCGCCGAGGAGGTTCCGGTGCTGCTGGTGGAGCAGAACCTGGCGCTGGTGCGGCGGGTCGCGGGCCGGGCCGTCGTCGTGGACGCGGGCCGGGTCGTGCACACCGGCCCGGTTCTCGACCTGCTGGACGACGCCGAGCGGACCCGCGAGCTCCTCGGGGTCGCCAAGACCTCCGCCGCACCCGTCCAACGGCAGGGGGGAACCTCGTGA